A single window of Salvia splendens isolate huo1 chromosome 6, SspV2, whole genome shotgun sequence DNA harbors:
- the LOC121809434 gene encoding serine-threonine kinase receptor-associated protein-like has protein sequence MDKKKVVAPLVCHGHSRPVVDLFYSPVTPDGFFLVSASKDSTPMLRNGQTGDWIGTFQGHKGAVWSCCLDKQAMRAASASADFSAKLWDALTGDELHSFEHKHIARACAFSEDTHLLLTGGMEKVLRIFDLNRPDASPREIEKSPGSVRTISWLHSDQTILGSCTDMGGVRLWDVRTGTIVRTLDTKASVTSAEVSQDGRYITTADGTSVKFWDANHFGLVKSYEMPCIIESASMEPKYGNKFIAGGEDMWVHMFDFHTGVEIGCNKGHHGPVHCVRFSPGGESYASGSEDGTIRIWQTAPLNNCEEETSGVAATHRPSFKDVDQVTHQIENVQIAEHDTNDVNYKPSSTQKESEAD, from the exons ATGGATAAGAAGAAGGTTGTAGCTCCATTGGTCTGCCATGGCCATTCACGACCTGTTGTTGATTTGTTCTACAGTCCAGTAACGCCTGATGGATTCTTCCTTGTTAGTGCAAGCAAGG ACTCAACACCAATGTTAAGAAATGGACAGACAGGAGACTGGATTGGGACCTTTCAAGGGCATAAAGGTGCAGTATGGAGTTGTTGCCTGGATAAACAAGCCATGCGCGCTGCCTCTGCATCTGCTGATTTTTCAGC GAAATTATGGGATGCATTAACTGGCGATGAACTGCATTCGTTTGAGCATAAACACATTGCCCGTGCTTGTGCTTTCTCAGAG GATACCCACTTGCTTTTAACTGGGGGAATGGAAAAAGTTCTCCGCATATTTGATCTAAATAGGCCTGATGCTTCTCCTAGGGAGATCGAAAAGTCTCCAGGTTCCGTCAGGACTATTTCTTGGCTCCATAGTGACCAAACTATCTTAGGTTCCTGTACTGATATGGGTGGCGTGAG GTTATGGGATGTTAGAACTGGCACAATTGTTCGGACTCTTGACACCAAGGCTTCTGTAACCAGTGCTGAAGTGAGTCAAGATGGCCGCTATATAACAACTGCCGATGGAACAAGTGTAAAGTTTTGGGATGCGAATCA CTTTGGATTGGTAAAGAGTTATGAAATGCCCTGCATCATAGAATCAGCGTCAATGGAACCGAAGTATGGCAACAAGTTCATTGCTGGTGGAGAAGACATGTGGGTTCACATGTTTGATTTCCACACAGGAGTTGAAATTG GTTGCAACAAAGGGCACCATGGTCCAGTGCACTGTGTGCGTTTCTCACCGGGTGGCGAATCTTATGCTTCTGGATCTGAAGATGGAACTATTAGGATATGGCAGACTGCTCCCCTGAACAACTGCGAGGAGGAAACATCTGGTGTTGCCGCTACACACAGGCCAAGCTTCAAAGACGTGGATCAAGTTACTCACCAAATTGAAAACGTCCAGATTGCTGAACACGACACGAATGATGTGAACTATAAGCCAAGTAGTACCCAGAAGGAATCAGAGGCTGACTAG
- the LOC121807058 gene encoding uncharacterized protein LOC121807058 has translation MAMKGGWWLEKLTRAARTAYFVVVMVASLLAVSLPLVVSVCDAVLPCLLIPSFTCIGCVGLKEHLRRYAFRSSLVDIPVVSIVRSLIIVCAYSICDLQGLSHGSYLGTVTFTSLISILLLSFKACVFTINSQFEQESSTYLSRKRLHLKKSWGMPVLFLSSVVFALGHIVVAYHTSCKARRKLMFHRGDLEAVLSCKMVFSTYQKVPRSPTPSAVKSFRSDVETKRKAPASVRDKGQLPVSVLADVDSLFVYCRGLIVHYKLSRPASPSRSLSSATSFQFPSLSTPLKNHLNFQRSASNTFHTSNSALYTPLLASSPTSPTSENVPILCLNENSAEDLSILGSPQMEQDITTNDQFGIVLVHGFGGGVFSWRKVIGPLARNIGCAVAAFDRPGWGLTSRPQKKDWVENPLTNPFKIDNQAHLLISFCLEMGFSSVVIVGHDDGGLLALKAAQKVQSDNSLKLDIKGVVLVNASLSRELVPAFARILLRTSLGKKHLVRPLLRTEITQVVNRRAWYDEAKLTSEVLSLYKAPLHVEGWDEALHEMGKLSNETVLSPNESALLLKGVENFPVLVIAGAEDALVPLKSAQTMASKLVNSRLVAISGCGHLPHEECPKALLAAISPFVSRLLVRVELDSSK, from the exons ATGGCGATGAAGGGCGGTTGGTGGCTGGAGAAATTAACGAGGGCGGCTCGGACGGCGTATTTCGTGGTGGTGATGGTGGCGTCTCTTCTGGCGGTGTCTCTGCCGCTGGTGGTGTCCGTTTGCGATGCCGTTCTGCCTTGTTTGCTGATTCCGAGCTTCACGTGCATCGGATGTGTTGGTTTGAAGGAGCATTTGCGAAGATATGCATTTAGGAGTTCGCTTGTGGATATTCCTGTTGTTTCCATCGTCAGATCTCTCATCATCGTGT GTGCATATTCCATTTGCGATTTACAGGGATTGTCGCACGGGTCCTATCTAGGCACTGTAACATTTACTTCGCTAATTTCGATACTTCTTCTTTCCTTCAAGGCCTGTGTTTTCACTATCAATTCTCAATTTGAGCAAGAATCTTCAACCTATCTTTCAAGAAAGAGGCTCCATCTGAAGAAGTCCTGGGGAATGCCCGTCTTATTTCTCTCTTCTGTAGTATTTGCTCTGGGACACATTGTTGTTGCCTATCATACAAGCTGCAAAGCTAGGAGGAAGCTTATGTTCCACCGTGGTGATCTAGAAGCA GTCCTTTCTTGCAAAATGGTTTTCTCCACATATCAGAAGGTCCCGCGCTCTCCCACACCATCCGCTGTGAAATCTTTCAGAAGTGATgttgaaacaaaaagaaaagcACCAGCGTCGGTTCGTGATAAGGGGCAACTTCCAGTTAGTGTACTTGCTGACGTAGACAGCCTATTCGTTTATTGTCGAGGGTTGATTGTTCATTACAAGCTAAGCCGGCCAGCATCACCTTCCCGTTCCTTGTCCTCGGCAACCTCTTTTCAATTTCCTTCGCTTAGTACACCACTAAAAAACCATCTTAATTTTCAAAGGAGTGCCAGCAATACATTTCATACCAGTAACTCTGCTCTCTATACACCTCTGCTGGCTAGCTCTCCAACTTCCCCAACATCTGAAAATGTGCCTATTTTGTGCTTAAATGAAAATTCCGCGGAGGACCTGAGCATACTGGGTTCTCCACAAATGGAACAAGACATAACAACAAATGACCAATTTGGCATTGTTTTGGTTCATGGGTTTGGAGGAGGAGTTTTCTCATGGAGAAAGGTAATAGGCCCTCTTGCCAGGAATATTGGTTGTGCAGTAGCTGCTTTTGACAGACCTGGATGGGGCTTGACATCAAGGCCACAGAAAAAGGACTGGGTGGAAAATCCATTAACCAATCCTTTCAAGATTGACAATCAG GCTCACCTGCTTATCTCTTTTTGCTTGGAAATGGGGTTCTCCTCAGTCGTGATTGTCGGACATGATGATGGAGGACTTCTTGCATTGAAGGCTGCACAAAAGGTTCAGTCGGATAATTCCTTGAAG CTTGATATAAAGGGGGTCGTGCTAGTAAATGCAAGCCTGTCGAGAGAACTGGTTCCAGCCTTTGCCAGAATACTTCTACGCACTTCACTTGGAAAAAAACACTTGGTGCGGCCTCTTCTTCGAACAGAAATTACTCAAGTGGTGAATCGACGTGCTTGGTATGACGAAGCCAAGTTAACATCTGAAGTTTTGAGTCTTTACAAG GCTCCATTGCACGTAGAAGGTTGGGACGAGGCACTTCATGAAATGGGGAAACTATCAAATGAAACAGTCTTATCCCCAAATGAAAGCGCTTTGTTGCTGAAAGGTGTTGAAAATTTTCCAGTCTTAGTTATAGCTGGTGCAGAAGACGCACTTGTCCCACTAAAATCTGCTCAAACTATGGCTTCCAAACTTGTAAATTCT AGACTGGTTGCAATATCTGGTTGTGGCCACCTTCCACACGAGGAATGCCCCAAGGCGCTGCTAGCGGCAATCTCACCCTTCGTTTCTAGGCTTCTAGTCAGAGTAGAGTTGGATAGCAGCAAGTAA
- the LOC121809651 gene encoding plastidic ATP/ADP-transporter-like, whose product MQGVLQSKGLLSLPSNPRIKAFIPQPSPGLRYRFSPLNPSLKPNAPSLSVNGFSRFQGFVTKPQFFGQKSRNYPICRAEAAAASADGQPVFGEKLNSSPKFMGIEVETLKKIIPLGLMFFCILFNYTILRDTKDVLVVTAPGSSAEIIPFLKTWVNLPMAIGFMLLYTKLSNVLSKQALFYTVILPFIGFFGAFGFVMYPLSHYFHPTALADNLLNVLGPRFLGPLAILRIWSFCLFYVMAELWGSVVVSVLFWGFANQITTIDEAKKFYPLFGLGANIALIFSGRTVKYFSQMRQTLAPGVDGWAISLKGMMSIVMAMGFAICFLYWWVNNNVQLPARSMKKKEKPKMGTMESLKFLVSSKYIRDLATLVVAYGISINLVEVTWKSKLKAQFPTPNEYSSFMGDFSTATGIATFTMMLLSQWIFGKHGWGVAATVTPTVLLLTGVGFFSLILFGAPLAPTLAQFGMTPLLAAVYVGALQNIFSKSAKYSLFDPCKEMAYIPLDEDTKVKGKAAIDVVCNPLGKSGGALIQQFMILSFGSLANSTPYLGGVLLVIVLAWLAAARSLDGQFTALRQEEDLEKEMERAAVKIPVVSSTDSGNGSLTGEVTLNATGGDS is encoded by the exons ATGCAAGGTGTTCTTCAGTCAAAAGGGCTTCTTTCCCTGCCTTCAAACCCAAGAATCAAAGCTTTCATCCCTCAGCCGTCGCCGGGTTTAAGGTACAGATTCAGCCCATTAAACCCCTCTTTGAAACCCAATGCACCCTCGTTATCCGTTAATGGGTTCTCGAGGTTTCAAGGATTTGTCACAAAGCCTCAATTTTTTGGTCAAAAGAGTAGAAATTATCCCATCTGTAGGGCTGAGGCTGCCGCAGCTTCTGCTGATGGGCAGCCTGTTTTTGGGGAGAAATTAAATTCCTCACCTAAGTTTATGGGAATTGAGGTGGAGACACTCAAGAAAATTATCCCACTTGGGTTGATGTTTTTCTGTATTCTGTTTAATTATACAATTCTGAGGGATACAAAAGATGTTTTGGTGGTGACAGCACCAGGTTCTAGTGCTGAGATTATACCTTTCTTGAAAACATGGGTGAATTTGCCTATGGCTATTGGGTTCATGCTCCTGTATACAAAGTTGTCCAATGTGTTGTCCAAGCAGGCCCTCTTTTATACGGTTATCCTCCCGTTTATCGGCTTTTTCGGGGCTTTTGGGTTTGTTATGTATCCCCTCAGCCATTATTTCCACCCCACAGCTCTTGCAGATAACCTTCTTAATGTTCTTGGCCCGAGGTTTCTTGGACCTCTTGCGATTTTGAGGATTTGGAGTTTCTGTCTTTTCTATGTCATGGCTGAGCTTTGGGGAAGTGTGGTTGTCTCAGTTCTGTTTTGGGGGTTTGCTAATCAG ATCACCACGATTGATGAAGCAAAGAAATTCTATCCGCTGTTTGGACTTGGTGCAAACATTGCCCTTATTTTCTCTGGTCGGACGGTGAAGTACTTCTCCCAAATGAGGCAAACCTTGGCTCCTGGTGTAGACGGTTGGGCCATCTCCTTAAAGGGAATGATGAGTATTGTGATGGCAATGGGGTTTGCGATTTGTTTCCTTTATTGGTGGGTGAATAACAATGTTCAGCTTCCCGCTCGTAGTATGAAGAAGAAG GAGAAGCCGAAAATGGGGACAATGGAGAGCTTGAAGTTTTTGGTATCTTCGAAATATATTAGAGATCTCGCGACTTTGGTGGTAGCATATGGTATAAGCATCAACCTTGTTGAGGTTACATGGAAATCAAAGCTTAAAGCCCAG TTCCCTACACCAAATGAATACTCATCATTTATGGGTGACTTCTCAACTGCTACCGGAATAGCAACTTTCACTATGATGCTTTTGAGTCAATGGATCTTTGGCAAACATGGTTGGGGAGTGGCCGCAACTGTTACCCCTACCGTCTTGCTTCTAACTGGAGTTGGATTTTTTTCGTTGATTCTATTTGGTGCCCCTCTTGCTCCGACCCTTGCTCAATTCGGGATGACTCCACTTTTGGCAGCCGTGTATGTTGGGGCATTGCAGAACATTTTCAGTAAGAGTGCCAAGTACAGCTTGTTCGATCCATGCAAGGAAATGGCTTACATTCCTTTGGACGAGGACACTAAG GTTAAAGGGAAGGCAGCTATCGACGTTGTATGCAATCCGTTGGGGAAATCCGGAGGTGCTTTGATCCAGCAGTTCATGATCTTGAGCTTCGGATCACTAGCAAATTCGACTCCTTATCTTGGAGGGGTACTTCTCGTAATTGTTCTTGCGTGGTTAGCAGCTGCGCGGTCATTAGACGGCCAATTCACTGCATTGAGGCAAGAAGAGGATCTCGAGAAGGAGATGGAAAGAGCTGCAGTGAAGATCCCAGTCGTGTCTTCGACTGATAGTGGCAACGGCTCGCTCACTGGTGAGGTGACCCTAAATGCTACAGGAGGCGACTCGTGA